One Prinia subflava isolate CZ2003 ecotype Zambia chromosome 17, Cam_Psub_1.2, whole genome shotgun sequence DNA segment encodes these proteins:
- the ERI2 gene encoding ERI1 exoribonuclease 2 yields the protein MATKRLARRLGLARSSARARSGARAAAGQRFAFLIVLDFEATCWGDRGRRGPEIIEFPAVLLNTSTGVLESEFHMYVQPQEHPILSEFCTELTGITQNQVDEGVPLNICLSQFLKWIQKIQKEKKIIFSTDGQSNSTSDAKACAFVTWTDWDLGVCLHYECKRKQLRKPDILNSWIDLKATYRAFYNRKPKGLNGALQDLGIAFEGREHSGLDDSRNTARLAWRLICDGCVLKVTKSLDKAHQKSNLISRTLTASITDKTPLGSKSRPETSRDGTCETKSLAENKHDSIPGNKINSNVQAGEQQITCTDPSAGVVPSSTRTEFHAQSQSSSAASTDRFPVPLAQPCPSPAPAGIGQGLSIGQPLRTARPSLPAQGSGLVLVSTTIPSVTLSSGDISTSSECLSLLTDWEDVALIPESQYEQNSDSVQLRDDSSTGSPTVFEEETISKQLAVTSSDNQTLEESVAPMEPLRSVVYKSPDTTIYNIGTVPRQTSKFSAFKLPSAKGNAASAQSALMGNYSTPLEAPKRKPTSPKTCPPAKKQSFNIYQEKTSSFDHSLPLRSTNLPKVSAAVLNSTVNLNESVRAVRNGKSTPPLCNCGRRAKKLSVSNAGPNQGRAFFCCPVGKQGGNKKSCGYFKWEYALLKEKSNGPTFNADALTSLGTVSSNTENSFYKKYLCLRPSMRT from the exons ATGGCCACCAAGCGCCTGGCCAg GCGGCTGGGGCTGGCTCGGAGCAGCGCacgggcgcggagcggggcgcgggcggccgcggggcagcgCTTCGCCTTCCTGATCGTGCTGGACTTCGAGGCCACGTGCTGGGGGGAccgcgggcggcgcgggcccGAGATCA TTGAATTTCCAGCAGTCCTGTTAAACACCTCGACAGGAGTGCTTGAATCTGAATTCCACATGTAtgtccagccccaggagcaTCCTATTCTCTCGGAATTTTGTACAGAACTAACTGGCATAACACAG AATCAAGTTGATGAAGGGGTGCCTCTAAACATTTGCTTATCACAGTTTTTGAAATGGATTCAAAAGAtacaaaaggagaagaaaattatattcaGTACAGATGGTCAGAGTAATTCTACTTCAGATGCAAAAGCGTGTGCCTTTGTTACTTGGACAg ATTGGGACCTGGGCGTGTGTTTGCACTACGAGTGTAAAAGGAAGCAGCTGCGCAAACCTGACATTCTGAACTCCTGGATTGATCTCAAAGCGACGTACAGG GCCTTCTATAACAGAAAGCCTAAAGGGCTGAATGGAGCTTTGCAGGATTTGGGGATAGCTTTTGAAGGACGGGAACATTCTG GGTTGGATGATTCCCGGAATACTGCTCGTCTTGCTTGGAGGCTGATTTGTGATGGATGTGTGCTGAAAGTTACTAAATCTTTGGATAAG GCACATCAGAAGAGTAATTTAATTTCCAGAACACTGACTGCAAGCATCACTGACAAGACTCCACTGGGAAGCAAGAGCAGACCTGAAACATCTAGAGATGGAACTTGTGAAACAAAATCTCTGGCTGAGAACAAACACGACAGTATTCCTGGAAACAAGATAAATTCTAATGTACAGGCTGGGGAACAGCAGATCACTTGCACTGATCCCTCTGCAGGTGTTGTacccagcagcacaaggactgAATTCCATGCTCAATCCCAAAGCTCTTCAGCAGCATCTACTGACAGATTTCCTgttcctctggcacagccatgtcccagccctgcaccagcaGGCATCGGGCAGGGACTGAGCATTGGGCAGCCTCTGAGAACAGCCAGGCCcagcctcccagcacagggatcaGGGCTGGTGCTTGTCTCCACCACCATCCCCTCAGTTACTCTCTCCAGTGGGGACATCAGCACCAGTTCTGAGTGCTTGTCTCTGCTGACAGACTGGGAAGATGTTGCTTTGATACCAGAATCTCAATATGAACAAAATTCAGACTCTGTTCAGCTCAGGGATGACTCAAGTACAGGCAGCCCAACAGTGTTTGAAGAAGAAACTATTTCAAAACAATTGGCTGTGACAAGTTCAGATAATCAGACTTTGGAGGAAAGTGTAGCACCCATGGAACCTCTGAGGTCTGTTGTTTACAAAAGCCCTGATACTACAATCTACAATATAGGGACAGTACCAAGGCAGACTTcaaaattttcagctttcaaGTTACCATCTGCAAAGGGAAATGCTGCTTCAGCACAATCAGCATTAATGGGAAATTACTCTACTCCTTTAGAGGCTCCTAAAAGAAAGCCAACTAGTCCAAAAACATGCCCACCAGCAAAAAAGCAGTCTTTTAATATATATCAAGAGAAAACTTCCTCTTTTGATCACTCCTTACCTTTGAGAAGTACAAATTTGCCCAAAGtatctgctgctgttctgaacTCCACAGTCAATTTGAATGAGTCTGTAAGAGCTGTGAGAAATGGAAAATCAACTCCCCCTCTGTGTAACTGTGGCCGAAGAGCCAAAAAACTCTCTGTGTCAAATGCTGGCCCAAATCAGGGCAGAGCATTTTTTTGTTGTCCTGTTGGCAAGCAAGGAGGTAataagaaaagctgtggctACTTCAAGTGGGAATATGCActtctgaaagagaaatctAATGGTCCCACCTTTAATGCAGATGCTTTGACCTCTCTTGGAACTGTTTCTAGTAATACAGAAAATTCTTTCTATAAAAAGTATTTGTGTCTTAGACCTTCTATGAGAACTTGA
- the DCUN1D3 gene encoding DCN1-like protein 3, translated as MGQCVTKCKNPSSTLGSKNGERESGSKSHSKRSAVHKDDHGSACGKASGDILVNGTKKTDAAVESSQPPTFSGDTKKDSVCSAEESSLQRIGELFRRYKDEREDAILEEGMERFCNDLCVDPTEFKVLVLAWKFQAATMCKFTRREFFEGCKAINADSIDGICARFPSLLNEAKQEDKFKDLYRFTFQFGLDSEEGQRSLHREIAIALWKLVFTQNKPPILDQWLHFLIKNPSGIKGISRDTWNMFLNFTQVIGPDLSNYSEDEAWPSLFDTFVEWEMERRKKEEETKCILSSDTEGLCVDEQT; from the exons ATGGGCCAGTGTGTCACCAAGTGCAAGAACCCTTCTTCTACCCTTGGCAGcaaaaatggggaaagagaATCTGGCAGCAAGTCCCACAGCAAGAGGAGTGCAGTGCACAAAGACGACCATGGCTCAGCTTGTGGGAAGGCTTCAGGAGACATCCTTGTGAACGGGACAAAGAAAACAGATGCTGCTGTAGAGTCCAGTCAGCCCCCGACGTTTTCTGGAGATACAAAGAAAGACTCTGTTTGCAGTGCAGAGGAATCTTCTCTTCAAAGGATTGGGGAGTTATTCAGGAGGTACAAGGACGAGCGGGAAGATGCCATCCTGGAAGAAGGAATGGAACGATTTTGCAATGACCTCTGTGTTGATCCCACTGAATTTAAAGTACTAGTTTTGGCTTGGAAATTCCAGGCTGCTACCATGTGCAAATTTACAAG GAGGGAGTTTTTTGAAGGCTGCAAAGCAATAAATGCAGACAGCATTGATGGCATTTGTGCAAGGTTTCCCAGCCTCCTAAACGAAGCCAAGCAGGAGGATAAATTCAAGGATCTCTATCGTTTCACCTTCCAGTTTGGCCTGGACTCTGAAGAAGGACAGAGGTCGTTACATCGGGAAATAGCCATTGCCCTTTGGAAATTAGTTTTCACCCAAAACAAGCCCCCTATTTTGGACCAGTGGTTACACTTCCTAATCAAGAACCCCTCAGGAATCAAGGGAATCTCCCGGGACACGTGGAACATGTTTCTAAATTTTACTCAGGTGATTGGACCGGACCTTAGCAACTACAGCGAGGACGAGGCGTGGCCGAGTCTCTTCGATACCTTTGTGGAGTGGGAGATGGAGcgaaggaaaaaggaagaggaaaccAAATGTATTCTGTCTTCAGACACAGAGGGCCTGTGTGTGGACGAACAGACTTAG
- the THUMPD1 gene encoding THUMP domain-containing protein 1 has product MAAAEPAARKRRPKGHFAAGAGRAKRPRGAGRQLEAGMRGILITCNMNERKCVGEAYSLLGEYGDLLYGPEQFSDHEERLSGSDREEDEDDVEAALKKEVGQIRASTEQKLRRFQSVESGANNVVFIRTQGIEPENLVHHILKDMHTTKKKKTRVILRMLPISGTCKAFMEDMKKYTETFFEPWFKAPNKGTFQIVYKARNNSHMSREEVIKELAGIVGSLNPENKVDLNNPQYTVVVEIIKTVCCLSVVRDYVLFRKYNLQEVVKSSKEDAQQNPASLTEVQNSEVVKTETEEEKKSSKEVKEENKNQGEVESSKEVKEENKHQKEIESDPKGNDALTV; this is encoded by the exons ATGGCCGCGGCCGAGCCGGCGGCGCGCAAGCGGCGGCCCAAGGGACACTTCGCGGCGGGGGCCGGCCGGGCCAAgcggccccgcggcgccgggcggCAGCTGGAGGCCGGCATGCGCGGCATCCTCATCACCTGCAACATGAACGAGCGCAAGTGCGTGGGGGAGGCCTACAGCCTGCTGGGCGAGTACGGGGACCTGCTCTACGGGCCCGAGCAG ttttcagATCACGAGGAGAGGCTGTCTGGAAGCGAcagggaggaggatgaggatgatgtCGAGGCAGCCCTGAAGAAGGAGGTTGGCCAGATCCGTGCCTCGACGGAGCAGAAGCTGCGGCGGTTCCAGTCGGTGGAGAGTGGTGCCAACAACGTGGTCTTCATCAGAACCCAGGGCATAG AACCTGAGAACCTGGTGCACCATATACTAAAGGATATGCACACcactaaaaagaagaaaacaagagtCATTCTGCGCATGCTGCCCATTTCTGGAACTTGCAAGGCTTTTATGGAAGATatgaaaaaatacacagaaacgTTTTTTGAGCCTTGGTTTAAAGCCCCTAACAAGGGTACTTTTCAGATTGTTTACAAAGCTCGTAATAACAGCCATATGAGTAGGGAAGAAGTAATTAAGGAACTGGCAG GAATTGTGGGCAGCCTCAATCCAGAAAACAAAGTTGATCTTAATAATCCACAATACACAGTTGTGgtggaaataataaaaaccgTCTGTTGCTTAAGTGTGGTGAGGGACTATGTTCTGTTCAGAAAATACAATCTACAGGAGGTGGTGAAGAGCAGCAAAGAAGATGcacaacaaaacccagcaagCCTGACAGAAGTACAGAATTCAGAGGTAGTTAAAACAGAaactgaggaggaaaagaagagctCTAAAGAAGTAAAAGAAGAGAACAAGAATCAAGGTGAAGTAGAATCTTCTAAAGAAGTAAAAGAAGAGAACAAGCATCAAAAGGAAATAGAATCTGACCCCAAGGGGAATGATGCTCTGACAGTGTAG
- the REXO5 gene encoding RNA exonuclease 5: MAKGLCLNGRKRPCEGAEGPRAARRRRKADGGGSGLGPEEKWCHLSAALLGEDSEISQDQLYELLKYAALGKCHSAAQPSWCRIYHQSHLAGVVVVVLHEMSQLHFYRFYLQFKHLRKAFQHRFTLAPSADFPVSLYGEGESLKPQNTPQGLTSSSSECMTKSSHLQCDPIIRRYGEKKQGLTSYTLTLEEQKQNDYPIEGSPGCKGYISTECDQQRTDSSPLFGLDCEMCLTAKGNEVTRVSLVDAQGQCLLNELVKPESTVVNYRTRFSGITKKMLLPVKTRLSDIQTRLKKMLPHDAVLVGHSLNSDLQALEMIHPSVIDTSLLFARSEGRRFKLKFLAKAVLGKEIQCEQKLGHDPTEDARAALELAQFFIEQGPTKVAELNLEMLLTAEKLAEVSQKKAVLQPQGCGFQEQLNEPPPLSKPCFLDCLQVTGQKPLLLGRQGLDSSGLCQSNLSTSNKQILQRALEDVPLSKFSIIQFSLGPEYLASHLHAGLYEKVRSKLTDMLTIYAGPFEENFCMKSVKKEFGRCGPIQSLTVVTETFQPYVCIQYEVLEAAQLAVESLNGAEVAGSCIKVQRPVTAAMLDCNVLIKELELDVENEGVIYVAGLKKSLTETDLQEEFSQLKDLEALFLPKDLQSGKHRNCCFLKFQKTQSAVDALEAINGWTMKGSELRSRNALAPGHLWRWIWQMHHSNGKQGKHIFYEKMEQLSNCEQDLRKKVKKLDHHIKKLYRSLQNNTLCVVLFPGVSSMHGSQSGLGLMGIKHDEGRSAC, translated from the exons ATGGCGAAGGGGCTGTGCCTGAACGGGCGCAAGCGGCCCTGCGAAGGCGCGGAGGGGCCGCGGGCGGCGCGGAGGAGGCGGAAGGCCGATGGCGGCGGCTCGGGCCTGGGCCCCGAG GAAAAGTGGTGTCATTtgtcagcagctctgcttggtGAGGACTCTGAAATCAGCCAGGACCAGCTGTATGAGCTGCTGAAATACGCAGCTCTGGGGAAATGCCACAGCGCAGCACAGCCCAG CTGGTGCCGTATTTATCACCAAAGCCACCTGGCTGGGGTTGTGGTTGTTGTTCTACACGAAATGAGCCAGCTCCATTTCTACAGATTCTATTTACAGTTCAAACACCTCAGGAAAGCGTTCCAGCAT agatTCACATTAGCACCTTCCGCTGACTTCCCAGTCAGCCTGTatggagaaggagaaagccTGAAACCTCAAAACACTCCACAAG GTTTGACTTCCAGCAGCAGTGAATGCATGACTAAAAGCTCACACTTGCAGTGTGATCCCATCATTCGGAGATAcggagaaaaaaaacaaggcCTTACAAGCTATACTCTAACTTTAgaagagcagaaacaaaatgaCTATCCCATAGAAG GTTCCCCTGGATGCAAGGGCTACATCTCCACAGAGTGTGATCAGCAGAGGACAGACAGCAGCCCCCTCTTTGGTCTGGATTGTGAAATG TGCCTGACTGCAAAGGGGAACGAAGTCACCCGTGTGTCTTTGGTGGATGCACAGGGTCAGTGCCTGCTGAATGAACTGGTCAAGCCTGAGAGCACCGTGGTGAACTACCGCACCAG ATTCTCAGGAATCACAAAGAAAATGCTTCTTCCAGTGAAGACAAGACTGTCAGACATCCAAACCAGGCTAAAAAAAATGCTTCCCCATGATGCAGTATTGGTGGGTCATTCCTTAAATTCTGATCTTCAGGCTTTGGAA ATGATCCACCCCAGTGTTATTGATACTTCACTGCTTTTCGCCAGAAGTGAAGGTCGAAGATTTAAGCTGAAATTTCTAGCCAAAGCTGTTTTAGG GAAGGAGATTCAGTGTGAACAGAAGCTTGGGCATGATCCTACAGAAGATGCTAGAGCTGCTTTGGAATTAGCTCAATTCTTCATTGAGCAAGGACCAACAAAG GTAGCAGAACTAAACTTGGAGATGCTTCTGACAGCTGAAAAACTGGCTGAGGTCTCACAGAAgaaagctgtgctgcagccacaagGATGTGGGTTCCAGGAACAGCTGAATGAGCCTCCACCATTATCCAAGCCATG ttttTTAGATTGTCTGCAGGTGACTGGCCAAAAACCCCTCCTTTTGGGCAGACAGGGATTAGACTCTTCTGGCCTGTGTCAGAGTAACCTGAGCACTTCCAACAAACAG ATTCTTCAGAGAGCCTTGGAAGATGTTCCCCTGTCCAAATTCAGTATCATTCAGTTCAGTTTGGGTCCAGAGTACCTTGCATCTCACCTTCATGCTGGACTTTATGAAAAg GTGAGAAGCAAGCTGACTGACATGCTGACAATTTACGCAGGTCCTTTTGAAGAAAACTTTTGCATGAAGTCTGTGAAGAAAGAATTTGGGAGGTGTGGACCAATCCAGTCCCTTACAGTGGTAACTGAAACATTCCAG CCCTATGTCTGTATCCAGTATGAAGTGCTGGAAGCTGCCCAGCTTGCTGTGGAAAGCCTGAATGGAGCTGAGGTAGCAGGATCCTGCATTAAG GTCCAGAGACCAGTCACTGCAGCAATGCTGGACTGCAATGTTCTGATTAAGGAATTAGAACTGGATGTAGAAAATGAAGGTGTGATTTATGTGGCTGGTCTAAAGAAGTCATTAACAGAGACAGACTTGCAAGAAGAATTCAGCCAGTTGAAAGACCTGGAAGCACTGTTCCTGCCAAAGGATCTTCAGAGTGGAAAGCACAGGAACTGCTGTTTCCTCA AATTCCAGAAAACCCAGAGTGCAGTGGATGCCCTCGAAGCTATAAATGGATGGACCATGAAGGGTAGTGAGCTAAGAAGCAGGAATGCCCTTGCTCCAGGTCACCTCTGGAGATGGATTTGGCAAATGCATCACAGCAATGGGaagcaaggaaaacacatctTCTATGAGAAAATGGAGCAGCTGTCCAACTGT GAGCAGGATCTAAGGAAAAAGGTGAAGAAGTTAGACCACCATATCAAAAAGCTTTATAGAAGCCTGCAGAATAACACCCTGTGCGTTGTTCTCTTTCCTGGAGTGAGCAG CATGCACGGATCACAATCCGGCCTTGGTCTGATGGGAATAAAACATGATGAAGGGAGGAGTGCTTGTTAA